A genomic stretch from Leishmania infantum JPCM5 genome chromosome 23 includes:
- a CDS encoding metallo-beta-lactamase family protein-like protein: MLVLCRPLLLLHRGGGALRPTDLVRCTFQPNLTSLTNQVNRNEHFLKFGNKNIPMGVPRVSRRDVRPISILHETPHLLVAGRNYANGFAGNQFLLVQKERKECIFVDAADDWPDDWVSFIATSGLRPTHFFLTHCHVDCIVNLNAFLAVMEHHFHVRLGLMWCPAEQSWVDVFPRACERYGRIEEMRQPLPMLQNSLYSHYTYAHQLGQRQRVLNEAAAATEGGEDGADTVAGGRGSSSPRAPPRQLVRSSDILLSSATNRSTSFYDFGPHSVLHYVFTPGHSPGHMMLALPRERLLFTGDVLFYNAVGRVDLPWGSGERLAESLLTLEGYPDNTVLLPGHGRLTTLGRERRENRALRALYERRAAGDQQVSVGYNTGYL; encoded by the coding sequence ATGCTTGTGCTGTGTCgtcctctcctgctgctgcaccgaggcggaggggcaCTTCGGCCCACCGACCTGGTGCGGTGCACCTTTCAGCCGAACCTCACCTCCCTCACGAACCAGGTGAACCGCAACGAGCACTTCCTCAAGTTCGGCAACAAGAACATCCCAATGGGCGTTCCGCGGGTGTCACGGCGCGACGTGAGGCCCATCTCCATTCTGCACGAAACGCCACACCTGCTTGTCGCTGGCCGCAACTACGCTAACGGCTTTGCAGGAAACCAATTTCTGCTAGTGcagaaggagaggaaggagtgTATCTTCGTCGACGCGGCGGATGACTGGCCGGATGACTGGGTCTCCTTCATCGCCACCTCCGGCTTACGCCCGACGCACTTCTTTCTCACGCACTGCCACGTTGACTGCATCGTCAACCTCAACGCATTCCTGGCTGTCATGGAGCACCACTTCCACGTGCGGCTAGGGCTCATGTGGTGCCCGGCGGAGCAGTCGTGGGTGGACGTCTTTCCGCGTGCTTGCGAGCGGTACGGCCGCATTGAGGAGATGCGGCAGCCTCTGCCAATGCTGCAAAACAGCCTGTATAGCCATTATACCTACGCACATCAGCTTGGTCAGCGTCAGCGCGTCCTGAAcgaggcagctgctgcaacggagggcggagaggacgGCGCTGACACGGTGGCTGGTGGACGCGGTTCCTCATCACCgcgtgcaccgccacggcagctggTTCGTTCAAGCGACATCCTTCTCTCAAGCGCCACGaaccgctccacctccttttACGACTTTGGCCCTCACTCAGTGCTGCACTACGTCTTTACACCCGGCCACTCACCCGGGCACATGATGCTGGCCCTCCCACGTGAGCGGCTGCTTTTCACTGGCGACGTCCTCTTCTACAATGCCGTTGGCCGCGTTGACCTGCCGTGGGGATCAGGGGAGCGGCTGGCTGAGAGCCTGCTGACATTAGAGGGGTATCCAGACAACaccgtgctgctgcctggTCACGGCCGTCTCACCACTCTGGGGCGAGAGCGACGAGAGAACCGCGCCCTACGTGCTCTGtacgagcgccgcgccgctggagATCAGCAGGTGTCTGTTGGCTACAACACCGGATATCTGTGA
- a CDS encoding putative ubiquitin-activating enzyme e1, translating into MLSEEEQKRQLYSRQEYVVGSETQAKYGSTHVLVVGATGLSAEIIKNVVLTGVKSVKVLDDAVVTIEDLGTNFFLRPDDVGKARGAAVAQAAKELNRFVEVSPVSGDPLLHIPAVHVVIYTNAYTSTLAAANKVARANKVKFISCESRGVCGCIFVDGGESLDIVDTDGEDTVTCVVTAMSSDGLVTLHEEKNHECEAGSKVYFTGLKELPQANTTEPATPSAWKLFEVAEVISPHTMRLKGVSELVSAGTIINVGTSAYLHTTKKGRREHYRTLGECLDNPECLMVFDKEEKCTAANTLHAMFTAVARHGCAPTSPAEVEAVVKAAQAINPNAEATVMRTLLPVFGGDLNPMACFIGGMAAQEALKVCSGKFTPLHQWVYYDAREVLQVWQYGAKTVSASALSSSVAVFPDAPAARSRYAGQEAVLGHTFQEYLRQQKAFIVGAGALGCELIKNAALMGFGEVSITDMDTIEMSNLSRQFLFRSHHIGRPKSVVAAEAAGHINAEVKITAYEAKMGPETEAIFNEDFWAQQAVILNALDNVMSRKYVDSRCLFYQKPLLESGTLGTKCNMQPVIPFVTESYSSSYDPPEKGIPLCTLKNFPNAIEHTIQWARDLFHLLFVSVPADVNQYLNDPVAFANSLRNDPAAADAVVQNVNDALSRWPQNEQNCVRLARLLYQEHFNDGFRQLLHNIPLDKRNEDGQLFWSGAKKPPTPQEFDVSSEQDTEFVYHCACLFAKVYQLPVFSLSKEETARLAAAVTVPDFVPRHAVFATSESQTSQQTSSSSGLTVEQLPPVAHFGSRRMSAEEFDKDDITNHHVQFITYCSNLRARAYSIPVADFNQTKRIAGNIIPAMVTTTSLVTGLVGFEMLKYLLIQFHHARKPAVNGKGSSHNKFYLDADEEPEKLVTLFRSAFVNIALPFIAFSDPIIAPSHLYALPSGKKLRWGIWDRIDVSEGRDMLVKELVQLLHDRYELEVFMIALKNGKMIYTEFGGKAKDKEKRVSEVAQDKGEKAQDGIDYFDLVVTGMIGDNDDVDVPIIRYRYRF; encoded by the coding sequence ATGTTgtccgaggaggagcaaaAACGACAGTTGTACAGCCGCCAGGAGTACGTCGTAGGGTCGGAGACGCAGGCGAAATACGGCTCGACGCATGtgctcgtcgtcggcgccacaGGCCTCAGTGCAGAGATTATCAAGAACGTTGTGCTCACTGGCGTGAAGAGCGTCAAGGTGCTGGACGACGCTGTGGTGACCATCGAGGATCTCGGCACGAACTTCTTTTTGCGGCCGGATGATGTAGGAAAGGcacgtggtgctgctgtggcgcaggccgccaaggagctCAACCGTTTCGTCGAGGTCTCGCCCGTTAGCGGCGACCCGCTCTTGCACATTCCCGCGGTGCATGTGGTGATCTACACAAATGCCTACACGTCCACCCTAGCGGCGGCGAACAAGGTGGCGCGGGCGAACAAGGTGAAGTTCATCAGCTGCGAGAGCCGCGGCGTTTGCGGCTGCATCTTTGTGGACGGCGGCGAATCTTTGGACATTGTGGACACGGACGGCGAGGACACGGTCACGTGCGTGGTGACGGCCATGTCGTCGGATGGTCTCGTCACGTTGCACGAGGAAAAAAACCACGAATGTGAGGCCGGCAGCAAGGTATACTTTACAGGCCTCAAGGAGCTGCCGCAGGCCAACACGACGGAGCCGGCGACGCCATCGGCGTGGAAATTGTTCGAGGTGGCCGAGGTCATCTCGCCACACACTATGCGCCTGAAAGGCGTTTCGGAGCTCGTCAGCGCTGGCACTATCATCAATGTCGGGACGAGTGCTTACCTGCACACCACCAAGAAGGGGCGTAGGGAGCACTACAGAACGCTCGGCGAGTGTCTCGACAACCCCGAGTGCCTCATGGTCTTTGACAAAGAGGAGAAGTGCACGGCAGCCAACACGCTGCATGCGATGTTCACTGCGGTCGCccgccacggctgcgcgCCAACCTCGCCGGCTGAAGTGGAGGCTGTcgtgaaggcggcgcaggccaTTAACCCGAACGCAGAGGCAACCGTCATGCGCACGCTGTTGCCTGTCTTTGGCGGCGACCTGAACCCGATGGCGTGCTTTATTGGTGgcatggcggcgcaggaggcgctgaaggtgTGCAGCGGAAAGTTTACACCGCTGCACCAGTGGGTGTACTATGACGCGCgtgaggtgctgcaggtgtgGCAGTACGGAGCGAAGACCGTCTCTGCGTCAGCCTTGTCCTCGTCGGTGGCGGTGTTCCCCgatgcgccggcggcgcgatCGCGGTATGCTGGCCAGGAGGCAGTGCTCGGCCACACGTTTCAGGAGTACCTACGGCAGCAGAAGGCGTtcatcgtcggcgccggcgcgctcggctGCGAGCTCATCAAGAACGCTGCTTTGATGGGTTTCGGCGAGGTGTCCATCACGGACATGGACACGATTGAGATGAGCAACCTGTCTCGACAGTTCCTCTTCCGCAGCCACCACATTGGCCGCCCAAAGTCCGTCGTGGCAGCTGAGGCGGCCGGCCACATCAACGCCGAGGTGAAGATAACGGCGTACGAGGCCAAGATGGGACCGGAGACGGAGGCGATTTTTAACGAGGACTTTTGGGCGCAACAGGCGGTCATCCTCAATGCGCTGGACAACGTCATGAGTCGCAAGTACGTGGACAGCCGCTGCCTGTTTTATcagaagccgctgctggagagcgGAACGCTCGGCACGAAGTGCAACATGCAGCCCGTTATCCCCTTTGTGACGGAGagctacagcagcagctacgACCCGCCGGAGAAGGGCATCCCGCTCTGCACGCTCAAGAACTTCCCGAACGCGATCGAGCACACGATTCAGTGGGCCCGTGATCTGTTTCACTTGCTCTTCGTCAGTGTGCCAGCGGACGTGAACCAGTACCTGAACGACCCGGTCGCCTTCGCGAACAGTCTGCGCAACGacccggctgctgctgatgcggtCGTGCAGAATGTGAACGACGCGCTGAGCCGATGGCCCCAAAATGAGCAAAACTGTGTACGACTCGCGCGTCTTCTGTACCAAGAGCACTTCAACGACGGCTtccgccagctcctgcacAACATCCCGCTTGACAAGCGCAACGAGGACGGGCAGCTGTTCTGGAGCGGTGCAAAGaagccgccgacgccacaGGAGTTCGACGTCAGTTCGGAACAGGACACCGAGTTTGTCTACCACTGCGCCTGCCTCTTCGCCAAAGTGTACCAGCTACCGGTCTTCTCGCTCTCCAAGGAGGAAACGGCAAGactggcggcggccgtgacaGTGCCCGACTTTGTACCGCGCCACGCCGTGTTCGCCACGTCTGAGAGTCAGACATCGCAGCAGACGTCGTCTTCCAGCGGGCTGACAGTGGAGCAGCTGCCCCCGGTTGCCCACTTCGGCTCTCGCCGCATGAGTGCCGAGGAGTTCGACAAGGACGACATCACAAATCACCACGTGCAGTTTATCACGTACTGCTCCAACCTGCGCGCTCGAGCCTACAGCATCCCTGTCGCAGACTTCAACCAGACAAAACGCATCGCAGGCAACATCATCCCTGCCATGGTGACAACCACGTCTCTCGTCACGGGGCTCGTCGGCTTTGAAATGCTCAAGTACCTTCTCATCCAGTTCCATCACGCGCGGAAGCCCGCAGTGAATgggaagggcagcagccacaacaAGTTCTACCTTGACGCAGATGAGGAGCCCGAGAAGCTGGTAACGCTTTTCCGCAGCGCCTTTGTGAATATCGCTCTCCCATTCATTGCCTTTTCGGACCCGATCATCGCGCCGAGTCACTTGTACGCACTGCCGAGCGGCAAGAAGCTGCGATGGGGCATCTGGGACCGCATCGACGTCTCGGAGGGTCGTGACATGCTTGTCAaggagctggtgcagctACTGCACGACCGCTACGAGCTCGAAGTGTTCATGATTGCGCTCAAGAATGGAAAAATGATCTACACCGAGTTTGGAGGGAAGGCGAAGGACAAGGAGAAGCGTGTCTCAGAGGTTGCGCAAGATAAAGGCGAAAAGGCTCAGGACGGCATCGACTACTTTGACCTCGTCGTCACCGGCATGATTGGCGACAACGACGATGTTGATGTGCCCATCATCCGCTACCGCTATCGCTTCTAA